In Labilibaculum sp. DW002, the genomic window CTGTTAAAGGGTTTAAATTTTGAGGGTTTAGTTGTTCTATTTTTAATTCCAACTCAAACCAGCTACTTTGTATCGCATTCCCTTTTATAACAAAAGGAATTGCAAATTTCTCCCAAGTTGAATTTCGAGACGTAATGATTAATTTGACTTTTTGAGAATCCTTATGGCTTGATATAAATTGCTTTATTTGAAGAAAAAGACGCTCTAGCTTATTGTTGTCATATGTTATTTCGTCAAGAGCATCGATAACAAAAATAAGACGCCCCTTGCATTCTTCTGGCTTTTCTAAAAAATATTTTAATGAATCTTTTTGATTTAAATCCAACTGCTCTTGCGCCCAACGTTCTAACCTAAAATCCTCATTTAAAAAACCAATCATAAAAGAGGCATTTAAATACAAGATCACATCTTCACTATCTCCTGAAACCCAATTATTTTCAAACCATTTTGCAAGCATTGTGGACTTTCCCCATCCACCTGGAGCAACAAAAGCTGTCGCCATCTTAGTGGATTTCAGAAAAGAATCAATTCTTTGTTCTGCATTAGATCTACTCACAACCGAATCAAACGGAAGTCCTGATTGACCTTTTATTAATTGATAGGTTTCTTGACTAAAACTAAATGCTTTTTTGTGCAGATCTGACCAAGCATTTTCATGCTCATTTACTTTTTCTGGTACGCTTTCTTGTTTTGAACAGAAATCCTGCCAAGACTCGAAGCCAATATAAAGAGAAAGAATGTTTAATGTGAATTTTGCAGGAGATGTTCTAGATTTTAAAAATCCAAAAATACGCCGAACTGTTGTGGTGCTTATTCGACTTCCAGTTTTATCGCATATTTCATCCGCCAGTATTCTACAATCCTTAGTGTACAAAAGTTGGGAACCAAATTTCTTTAAAACTTCAGTTTTTAGGTGTTCAAACATAGTCGTAGTAGTGCTAGAAATAGTGATTTTCTCAAATTCTGGTTGAAATTAGAAAAGAAATGTCACCAAGGCAATCACCAATTTATCTTCAAGCATGATAAATTTATATCTACGTTGTTTGAGTCTATAATAGCGTTATCGAAGATCTGAACTTTCTGAACTCCCTATAATCATTGGCATTTCGAAGCTATACAAGAAAACGTTTTCAAATTATTTAAAGACCATTCAAAAGTTCATTAATTATGTAAATACTATAAAAACCAAAAACACAAAACAAACAACTAACAGCACACTAGTAGTCAACCCATAGCACTAAACTGTCTATTATTACAAACATCAATCACGATCATAGGTAATAATTAGAATATAATCTTTTAAAAAAAAATTCCCGGTCCTACAATAAGTAAAACCGGGAATTTGAATATTCCTTTTAAATAAATACGCTATTACTTAGACTTAAAAGATTTTAAATCCAATCTTAAGTCTTGGATAAGAAATAGCATTCATAAAAGTTGTTTTTTGATCTGCCCCTTGAACTCCAGGCATTTTAACAATTTCAGTATGTTGATACATGAAATTAAATACATTTACTTCCAAACCAATAAATAAGGACTGGGTAAAATAGTAATCAACTCCACCAACTACAGCACCACCTAAACCAATAGCTGTTGCTGTTGCGACACCGCCACCACCAGAATTCACTTCATAATCACCATTCTCCTTTTCCAACCATGAAATCTGAGTTTTCTCAAGACGTTCATACATGAAGTTAAAGCGGCCTCCTAAATAAAAATCAGTATTTCTTAGTGCTCTAACATCTTTATTAAACTTGAAATGATAATCGGCACCTGCAGACATGTAAAGTTTATGGTTTACTGTTTCAGGGCTTCCCTGAATAGCAGGAATCTCAGATCCTACTATAACTGATCCATTTGAATCACTCAATGGCGAAAAGCCAGTATAAGCTTCTTCTCCAGGTGTAGATTTATAACCATATGAACCAAACAGGTTTAATGAAATCTTATCACTCAAAAAGTAATTTAACGAAATACCAGCCATATTTGTTAATGATGCTGGCTCCTTTACTGAGAAATTATCATCAGAACCTAATCTCGAAACATAATAACTATCTGAACCATTATAGATTGAATAATTAGGTAGTACGGATGGATTTATATCAGTAACATCATTATCTCCCAACACCAAAGCAACAGTAAGGTTGCCTTTTTTTGGTAGCAATTCCATTTTACCTTGAGCATTTACAGCAGTACACAATAAAAGTGATAGGGAAATCAAAGAAATAATTTTTCTACACATAACTCTTTGTTTTTGAATTTGATTTCATAAAAGTCTCCTCTCGTGAGAGGAGACTTAGTATTTTCACTTTTAGTTTAATAAAGCATTGTATTCAGCTTGTCTATTATCTAGATTTGCTTTCGTTTCTGCAACCTTTAATGTTAGTCTTGCAATTTCAGCTTCCTCGATCACGATAGCTAATTCTTGATCTCTAACAGCTTCAGCTTGACCATAGTCACCTGCTACAATCTCAGCAAGCATTTTTTCCTCAGCGTAGATATCTTCGTCAACATCCTTGATCTCTTCTTCTAAGGCTTCAATTGCATCATCAATATTTTCAACCATATCTTCAAGCTTCGCTGTTTCTGTATTCTCCGTAGAAGTATTGTAGATAAATACTAAAGCATTCAAACGAGCAACCTCATCTGCAATTAGACCAATAGCATCAGCTTCAGCAGTTTTAGCATCAGCAGCATCTGAAGCCGCAATAGCAGCAGCAGTAGCAGCATCAGCAGCAGCTTCATCAGCAACATCTTTAGCATCTTTAGCAACATCTTCAGCAGCAATAGCAGCAAAATATGCAGCATTTAAATCAGCTACAGAAGCATCAAAAGTAGCTACAAAAGCAT contains:
- a CDS encoding BT1926 family outer membrane beta-barrel protein codes for the protein MCRKIISLISLSLLLCTAVNAQGKMELLPKKGNLTVALVLGDNDVTDINPSVLPNYSIYNGSDSYYVSRLGSDDNFSVKEPASLTNMAGISLNYFLSDKISLNLFGSYGYKSTPGEEAYTGFSPLSDSNGSVIVGSEIPAIQGSPETVNHKLYMSAGADYHFKFNKDVRALRNTDFYLGGRFNFMYERLEKTQISWLEKENGDYEVNSGGGGVATATAIGLGGAVVGGVDYYFTQSLFIGLEVNVFNFMYQHTEIVKMPGVQGADQKTTFMNAISYPRLKIGFKIF